The nucleotide sequence TGCCGAGAAGTGATCGACTCCGTAGGCCCCTAAATTCGAGACAGTGAAGGTGCCGCCCTCAAGGGCGCTGAGGGGAAGGTTTCCGGCTCTGGCGTTCCCGGCCAAGGCGCGTGATTCCCCTGCAATTTGGTCAATGGATTTTTGGTCTGCCCCCCGGATGACAGGGACCATCAGACCTGCGTCCACAGCGACAGCAAGCCCGATATTTATGTCCTGCATCTGGTGAATTTCGTTCCCAATCAATTGAACGTTCACGGCGGGGCATCGGCGAACTGCCCGGGCAGTATAGAAAACAATCAAATCGTTGATGGATACTTTGACACCAAGATCAGCCTCCCAGGCAAGCTTGCTGGCCTCTCTTACAGCGAGGAGGTTCGTGAGGTCCACTTCGGCCTGGAGGGTGATGCGTGGAACCTGGTCCCAACTGGCGGCCATGCGCTCGACGATGACTTTGCGCACGCCGGCGACGGGAGAGGTGGCAGCGACGGCAGGAGGGCCGCTCTGGGCGGCGGGTGGCGCATATGGAGCGGCGGATGTTGCGCCGCCTGAGGCTGCAGCTTGCACATCAGCCTGGACGATTCGGCCACCTGGACCGGTGCCTCTCACTCCGCAGTAGTCGATGCCCATTTCGCGGGCGAGGCGGCGGGCGGCGGGGCTGGCAAATATGCGGCCTCCCTGAGAGGGCGCCACTGTCGAGTTCACAGAAGGTGCATTTACAGCCGCTGGCGCCGGTATAGCGGGAGTCTCCGAGGCGGGAGGCGTATCAGCCTGCGCGGCAACGACTTTGGGCGCGTAATCACTAATATCCTCGCCCTCGACTCCGATGACGGCGATGTTTTCGCCGCAGGGCACGACATCTCCTTCGCCCGAGAAGGTTTTTAGAATCACCCCTTCATCCGGGGATTCGACCTCGTACTCTACCTTGTCGGTTTGGATAAGAAGGATCATTTCGCCCTTGTTCACGGCCTCGCCGTCGGACTTGAGCCATTTGAGGATCGTACCCTCCTCCATGGTCAATCCGAGCTTGGGCATGGGAATAGGCGTGGCCATTTTGCAACTCCTAGCTAGAAAAATTACGAGTCAGAGATTACCGCAAACGGGCGGGCGCGGTCCATGGTGGTCAAAGGCGGTTGATGCCATCGGGTCTTGCGGTCAATCGTTTCGTTTGGCCCTTAGCAATTCGCGCTGGCGCTGGAAGGTGTAGCGCAATATATGCTCTTTATCCTGGGCGTTTATAGCAACGAATTTTGAGGATACATCGATTATCGAGCCGGGTAGTCTGTCGAGATAATTCTTCGAGGTGCCGGTCCTGCCGATTTCGGCGATGGCCTCGACCCGCATGGGGGGCGAGGATGGAAAAATCATGGCTATCCAAAGGAAATCCCCTTTTTTATATTCCTGCTGGCTGGGGAAGCGGATACCTGAGCCGCTCACATTGACGCCACTGCGGACGTACTCCGTTTCCTGCGAGGCATGCTCATTTTTCTGAAGAAGCGAGATGATCATATCGAGTTTACGGTCGAGCAGTGATATCGCCCGCCAGGTAGGCGATTCAGGGTCCACTGTGCGGCCAGCCGATTGAAGAATGGCAGATACCGTGTCTAAGCCCGCGCCAGTGGAGGTGCCGGTAATCTCCTCGCTGAGAGAGTCTTTTTCCGCAGAGGTGAGTACCCTGTGGCTGATTTCCAAAATGTCGTCCACGCGGACCATTTCGCGCCGCTGGGCTTCACTTTGCGCCATCTGTGTGTCTCCCGTAAATGGTGAAAATTCATGGGCTTTCGGGAAGGGAATTTAACATGGGGCCTCTTTCGGGGCAAGACGGGAATCTGTTGGCTGGTGCTATTGTCTGGGATAAGGAAATTGTCCGTTTGAACCAAACTCTCTGCATGTGAAATGGCATCTTGCACTTGTCGACGATGAGGGGTACATTACCTGCGACGTGTACACCGCATGTCTTAGAAGTGGGCCCGCTGATGCGGCCCGCTTTTTTTCGTCCCCTTTTTGGAGTGGGGCACTTTGTCCTCTCGTGATATTTTCAGCATTGTGTGGCCACTAGCAGAGGAAGTGGCTCATTCGCTAGGTTTTGAAGTAGTAGAAATTGAACGGGGTGGGGGCCGTGGACGAATGGTCATCCGCCTGTTTATCGATAAGCCGGATGGTGTGGCCGTGGGAGACTGTTCTCGTATGAGCCGCGAGTTGAGCATGCGCCTTGAGGAGGAGGACCTCATCGAGTCTTCCTACGTCCTTGAGGTGTCGAGTCCCGGCCTTGAGAGGCCCCTTAGAAAAGCGGTCGATTTCGAGCGCTTCTCTGACAGTCCTGTCGAGATCCGCCTTTTCTCACCCGATGGCGAGAGCGGGCGCAAGCAGTTCACTGGAACACTATTGGGGATCGAGGGAGAAACGGTAACAATTAAAGTCGAGGGCGGCGAGAAACGCTCTTTTTCCCTGGGCGAGATTTCCCGGGCTCGCCTCCGGGTGGACTGGGACACTGTATTCCAGGACAAACCACAATCGGGTGAAGTGAAAGATGGAGGGTTGCACAGGTGAGCCAGGAGTTATTGGCGGTTCTCAACCAGCTTGAGCGCGAGCGGGGAGTGGCCAAAGAAATTCTTCACGACGCATTGAAGACGGCCATTGCCTCGGCCGCCCGTAAGCAGTACTCGCTGGGTGAGAACGTAGAGGTCGATTTTGATCTTGAGACGGGTGAAATACGGGCAATGATGGTCAGGGAAGTAGTGCGGATCATTCAGAATCCCGAGGTGGAGATCGATGTCGAGGAAGCTCGTAAGGATTTCCCTGATATCCAGGTCGGCGAGCCCTACAAGACCTCTCTCAACACAGATGGCCTTGGTCGTATTGCCGCCCAGATGGCCAAGCAGGTCATTATCCAACGTGTGCGTGAGGCCGAACGGGCGAATATATTTCAAGAGTTCAAGAGCCGTGAGGGTGAACTCATCACGGGTTCAGTCTCTCAGGTTGAGCGCGGCAACATCTACATCAATATTGGGCGCACCGAAGCTATTTTGCCGCGCCGGGAGCAAATTTTCCGTGAGGTGTATAAGCGAGGCGACCGAATTCGCGCCTATATTCTTGAGGTGCGTGAGGCATCGAAAGGCCCGCAGGTAGTGGCTAGCCGGACACATCCGGGCCTCCTGATTCGCTTGTTTGAGCTAGAGGTTCCTGAAATATACGACGAAATTGTCGAGATTAAGTGCTGCGTTCGAGAGCCTAGTGGGCGCTCGAAGGTAGCGGTGGTGAGCAACGACAGGGACATCGATCCGGTGGGCGCCTGTGTCGGCACCCGGGGCAGCCGTGTTCAAGCGATCGTTCAGGAACTTCGCGGAGAGAAGATTGACATCATTCCCTGGAACGAGGATATCCGAACCTTCGCAGGCAACGCTCTGAGCCCGGCTAAAATCCAGCACATTACCCTTCACGAAGAGGACGGGCGGATGGAGGTTCTTGTTCCTGATGATCAACTCTCTCTCGCCATCGGCAAGGGTGGGCAAAACGTTCGCTTGGCCGCCAAGCTCATCGGCTGGAAAATCGACCTCAAAGGGGAGAGCGAATACCGCCGAATGGTTGCCGAACAAGCATTCGCCTCGGACGGTGCCGCGAAGGACGATGACGCGGAGGCATCTCCGGTTGAATCTGCAGATGCCTCTGGGGACTCGGATCTCTCAAAACTCGAGGCTGTGGGCGATAAAATGGTTCAATTATTAAGCGCAAACGGATTTGCTACAATCAGCTCGATTGCGAGCGCTTCCCTGGATGCGCTTTGCGAGGTACCTGGCATTGGGCCCAAACGCGCTCAGCTTCTTATTGATGCGGCTGAGAAATTTGACGTCCCCTCGATAGAGGGGTCCAATGACGAGGAAGTGGAGTCGTAGTCGGCGCTTTTGGATTGAGGCTTGTCCGGTAGCTCTTTTTTAATAAGGATGCGTGGGCGGTGCCCGAGCGAACTTGTATTGCTTGCCGAAAAAAGGAGCCTCCCGAGAAGCTTTTTCGTATGGTGGCTGGCCCCGGCGGCGATGTATACGTTGAATTGGATAGTCGGCTGCCGGGTCGGGGTGCATATTGTTGTTTTAATGCTGGGTGCTTTGATTTGGCCCTTGAGGCAGGAAGGTTGAAGCGAGCGCTTCGCTCTGAGGTAAAGTCGCCCGATGGCGCTAGCATCTCCGCCGCCCTTGTTGAGAATTTGGGAAGGCGCTTGGAAGGTATTTTAGGTGCGGCCTGGCGCAAGCGAGTGGTGTCGGCAGGACGCGATACTGCCTTAAGGGCATGTCGCAATAAAACGGGGGGGTGCCTCTTTTTGGCGAATGATCTTTCAGAGTCAAGTCGCTTGGAGGTGCTCGAGGCTGATTTGGGTATGGCGGCAAAGAGTGGGCCCGTGAAGTTTCCTTTGCCGATGGCGCGGGTCGGCGATGTGTTTGGTAGCCGCCCTGTAGGGGTGTTCTTTGTTGCCGATCCCTCGCTGGCCAACCCGTTGGCGCTCAGAAGTGCTCAGGTGGATGTGCTGGAGTCGTTACCGTAGAATTTTTGTTTAAGAAGAATATGTGACATATAGGGATCGAGAAGGGGCCGAGAGGGCTAGACTAAATTAAATGGCGCGGAGGCAGTTTGAATGGCGAAGGTGAGGATCTACGAGCTAGCTAAAAAGCTCGGGTACGTGAATAAAGTGTTTGTCGAGGAATTGGCCAAAGAGGGAATAGAGGTCAAGAGTCACATGAGTACGGTCGATGAGGAAACGGCCGATCTCGTTATGACGCTTTTCTCTCAACAGACGCCCGCCAAGGCCACGCCCGAGAAAAAAGAGGCTGCCCCGAAAGCTGAAAAAGAGGCTGCCCCGAAAGCTGAAAAAGAGCCCAAAAAAACACAAGAGAAATCTCCTGCAAAGAAAAAATCTGAGCCTGCCAGTGCCAAGGAGCCTCCTGCGCCACAGAAGCCAAAAGTAGAGGAGCCAGCAGCGCCCGTAAAGGAGGTTCCCCTTGCGCCTGTAGCTGAGGAGCCGGAGCGCGATGATCGGCGATCCCGGCGCCAGAAGAAAATAAGTCTTCCCGATGCCCTCACTGTAAAAGAACTTGCTGATAAGCTGAGCATCAAGGCAACAGAAGTTATTAAAGAGCTCATGAAACTTGGCCAGATGACGACTATCAATCAGATGATCGATAACGATACGGCTGAGATTGTTTGCACAGAGTTTGGTTTTGAAGTCGAAGTTGCCAAAG is from Nitrospinaceae bacterium and encodes:
- a CDS encoding 2-oxo acid dehydrogenase subunit E2 — protein: MATPIPMPKLGLTMEEGTILKWLKSDGEAVNKGEMILLIQTDKVEYEVESPDEGVILKTFSGEGDVVPCGENIAVIGVEGEDISDYAPKVVAAQADTPPASETPAIPAPAAVNAPSVNSTVAPSQGGRIFASPAARRLAREMGIDYCGVRGTGPGGRIVQADVQAAASGGATSAAPYAPPAAQSGPPAVAATSPVAGVRKVIVERMAASWDQVPRITLQAEVDLTNLLAVREASKLAWEADLGVKVSINDLIVFYTARAVRRCPAVNVQLIGNEIHQMQDINIGLAVAVDAGLMVPVIRGADQKSIDQIAGESRALAGNARAGNLPLSALEGGTFTVSNLGAYGVDHFSAIINTPESAILTIGAARERAVVRGGEVVPRTTCYLGVNADHRLVDGAPAAEFLATLKEMLEHPKVMPA
- a CDS encoding ribosome maturation factor RimP; the protein is MSSRDIFSIVWPLAEEVAHSLGFEVVEIERGGGRGRMVIRLFIDKPDGVAVGDCSRMSRELSMRLEEEDLIESSYVLEVSSPGLERPLRKAVDFERFSDSPVEIRLFSPDGESGRKQFTGTLLGIEGETVTIKVEGGEKRSFSLGEISRARLRVDWDTVFQDKPQSGEVKDGGLHR
- the nusA gene encoding transcription termination/antitermination protein NusA, with the translated sequence MSQELLAVLNQLERERGVAKEILHDALKTAIASAARKQYSLGENVEVDFDLETGEIRAMMVREVVRIIQNPEVEIDVEEARKDFPDIQVGEPYKTSLNTDGLGRIAAQMAKQVIIQRVREAERANIFQEFKSREGELITGSVSQVERGNIYINIGRTEAILPRREQIFREVYKRGDRIRAYILEVREASKGPQVVASRTHPGLLIRLFELEVPEIYDEIVEIKCCVREPSGRSKVAVVSNDRDIDPVGACVGTRGSRVQAIVQELRGEKIDIIPWNEDIRTFAGNALSPAKIQHITLHEEDGRMEVLVPDDQLSLAIGKGGQNVRLAAKLIGWKIDLKGESEYRRMVAEQAFASDGAAKDDDAEASPVESADASGDSDLSKLEAVGDKMVQLLSANGFATISSIASASLDALCEVPGIGPKRAQLLIDAAEKFDVPSIEGSNDEEVES
- a CDS encoding YlxR family protein, which codes for MPERTCIACRKKEPPEKLFRMVAGPGGDVYVELDSRLPGRGAYCCFNAGCFDLALEAGRLKRALRSEVKSPDGASISAALVENLGRRLEGILGAAWRKRVVSAGRDTALRACRNKTGGCLFLANDLSESSRLEVLEADLGMAAKSGPVKFPLPMARVGDVFGSRPVGVFFVADPSLANPLALRSAQVDVLESLP